The Hymenobacter oligotrophus genome has a window encoding:
- a CDS encoding Maf-like protein, which yields MPRLLLASNSPRRRQLLTDLGLTYEVRLKEVDEAYPEHLQRAEIAEYLAAHKASAYRTDLEPDDVLLTADTIVCLGAEVLNKPADEVEAVRMLTQLQGRAHDVYTGVCLLTGQGQQVVFSDQTRVHFRPLSEAEIRYYVRNYHPLDKAGAYGAQDWIGLVAVTRLEGSYFNVMGLPVHRVYEELEKLGFGVGQS from the coding sequence ATGCCCCGTTTACTCCTAGCGTCTAACTCTCCGCGGCGGCGGCAATTGCTCACCGACCTAGGGCTGACCTACGAGGTGCGCCTGAAGGAAGTCGACGAGGCATACCCCGAGCACTTGCAGCGCGCCGAAATAGCCGAGTACCTAGCCGCTCACAAAGCCAGCGCCTACCGCACCGACTTAGAGCCCGACGACGTACTGCTTACGGCCGATACCATTGTGTGCCTCGGCGCTGAGGTGCTGAACAAACCCGCCGACGAAGTAGAGGCGGTGCGCATGCTCACGCAACTGCAAGGCCGCGCCCACGATGTATACACCGGCGTGTGCCTGCTCACCGGCCAAGGTCAGCAAGTCGTATTCTCCGACCAGACGCGCGTACACTTCCGCCCGCTGTCTGAAGCCGAGATCCGCTATTACGTGCGCAACTACCACCCGCTCGACAAAGCCGGCGCGTACGGCGCCCAGGATTGGATTGGGCTGGTAGCCGTTACGCGCCTGGAGGGCTCCTACTTCAACGTAATGGGTTTGCCCGTGCACCGCGTGTACGAAGAGCTGGAAAAGCTAGGTTTTGGCGTTGGCCAAAGCTGA